The Rhodococcus sp. B50 DNA window GCGCCGGACACGCTGCCACCGGTTACGCCCAGGCCACCGGCAAGGTCGGCGTCTGCATGGCCACCTCCGGTCCGGGCGCGACGAACCTCGTCACCCCTCTCGCCGACGCGCAGATGGACTCCGTGCCCGTCGTCGCGATCACCGGCCAGGTCGGTCGTCCGCTCATCGGCACCGACGCCTTCCAGGAAGCCGACATCTCCGGCATCACCATGCCGATCACGAAGCACAACTTCCTGGTCACCGACGGCGCCGACATCCCGCGCATCCTGGCCGAGGCGTTCTACCTCGCCTCTTCGGGCCGGCCGGGTGCCGTCCTCGTCGACATCCCCAAGGACATCCTCCAGGCGCAGACCACCTTCAGCTGGCCGCCGGAGATGCACCTGCCCGGCTACCGCCCCGTGACGAAGCCGCACGGCAAGCAGGTCCGCGAGGCCGCGCGGCTGATCGCCGACGCGAAGAACCCGGTGCTGTACGTCGGTGGCGGTGTCATCAAGGCCGACGCGTCGCCCGAGCTGCTCGAACTCGCCGAGCTGACCGGCATCCCGGTCGTCACGACGCTCATGGCCCGCGGCGCGTTCCCCGACAGCCACAACCTGCACTGCGGTATGCCTGGCATGCACGGCAACGTCGCCGCCGTCGCCGCGCTGCAGAGGAGTGATCTGCTCATCACCCTCGGTGCCCGTTTCGACGACCGGGTGACCGGCCAGCTCGACTCGTTCGCGCCCGACGCCAAGGTCATCCACGCAGACATCGATCCTGCGGAGATCGGCAAGAATCGGCACGCCGACGTGCCGATCGTCGGTGACTGCAAGGAGGTCATCGTCGAGCTGATCGAGGCCATCCGCGCCGACCTGGCGACCGGCACGAAGCTCGACTACTCGGCCTGGTGGGCCTACCTCGACGACATCCGTCGCACCTACCCTCTGGCCTACGACCGTCCCGTCGACGACACCCTGTCGCCGCAGTACGTCATCCAGGCCGTCGGCAAGCTCGCCGGTCCCGACGCGATCTACTGCGCGGGTGTCGGCCAGCACCAGATGTGGGCCGCTCAGTTCGTCGCCTACGAGAAGCCCCGTACGTGGCTCAACTCGGGTGGTCTCGGCACGATGGGTTACGCCGTGCCCGCCGCCATGGGCGCCAAGATGGGCCGTCCCGACGCCGAAGTGTGGGCCATCGACGGCGACGGCTGCTTCCAGATGACCAACCAGGAACTGGCGACGTGCGCCGTCGAGGGTGTGCCGATCAAGGTCGCGCTCATCAACAACGGCAATCTCGGCATGGTCCGGCAGTGGCAGACCCTCTTCTACGAGGAGCGGTACTCCAACACCGACCTGGCGACGCATTCGCTGCGCATCCCCGACTTCGTCAAGCTCGCCGAGGCCCTCGGCTGCGTGGGCATTCGCGTCGAGCGCGAGGAGGACGTGGAGCCGGCCATCCGCCGTGCGCAGGAGATCAACGACCGTCCCGTGGTGATCGACTTCATCGTCGGCAAGGACGCGCAGGTGTGGCCGATGGTCGCCGCCGGCACGAGCAACGACGAGATCATGGCCGCGCGCGACATCCGGCCGTTGTTCGACGACGACGCCGCCGCCGACGATCCCGCCGTCATCCACGAGACCATCGACGCGCTCGAAGCCCGCAGTGAGAAGGCTGCGGCCCAGGAGGAGACCAAGTGAGCACGAGCCACACCCTCAGTGTTCTCGTCGAGGACAAGCCGGGCGTGCTCGCCCGAGTCGCATCGCTGTTCTCGCGACGCGGCTTCAACATCGAATCCCTTGCCGTCGGTGGCACGGAGGTTCCCGACATCTCGCGGATGACGATCGTGGTGACTGTCGACGAGTTCCCCCTCGAACAGGTCACCAAGCAGCTCAACAAGCTCGTCAACGTCATCAAGATCGTCGAGCAGGAGGACGAGGCGTCCGTCGCCCGCGAACTCGTGCTCATCAAGGTGCGTGCCGACGCGAGCGTGCGCACCCAGGTCATCGAGACGGTGAATCTGTTCCGCGCCAAGGTGATCGACGTCTCGCCCGAGTCGCTGACCATCGAGGCCACCGGAACGCGGTCCAAGCTCGATGCGCTGCTGCGCATGCTCGAACCGTACGGAATCCGCGAGATCGTCCAGTCCGGTGTCGTCGCGGTCGGACGCGGTCCGAAGTCCATCACGGCTACCCGTTAGCCTTAACACACCCATACTTGCTGAAAGAGGTAATCACTGTGGCAGTCGAGATGTTCTACGACGACGATGCCGACCTGTCGATCATCCAGGGTCGTAAGGTCGCCGTCATCGGCTACGGCAGTCAGGGACACGCGCACTCGCTGAGCCTGCGCGACTCGGGCGTCGACGTTCGCATCGGTCTGAAGGAGGGCTCGAAGTCGCGGGCCAAGGCCGAGGAGGCCGGCCTCACCGTCGGTACGCCCGCCGAGGTCTCGGAGTGGGCCGACGTCATCATGGTCCTCGCTCCCGACACCGCCCAGGCGTCGATCTTCACCAACGACATCGAGCCCAACCTGAAGGGCGGCGACGCGCTGTTCTTCGGCCACGGACTCAACATCCACTTCGGTCTCATCACCGCTCCCGAGAACGTGACCGTCGCGATGGTCGCCCCCAAGGGTCCCGGCCACCTCGTGCGTCGTCAGTTCGTCGACGGCAAGGGCGTTCCGGCGCTCATCGCCGTCCACCAGGACCCCAAGGGTGAGGGCCAGGCGCTCGCGCTGTCCTACGCCAAGGGCATCGGCGGCACCCGCGCCGGCGTCATCAAGACCACCTTCAAGGAAGAGACCGAGACCGACCTCTTCGGCGAGCAGGCCGTGCTCTGCGGTGGCACCGAAGAACTGGTCAAGACCGGTTTCGACGTCATGGTCGAGGCGGGCTACGCCCCTGAGATGGCCTACTTCGAGGTCCTCCACGAGCTCAAGCTCATCGTCGACCTCATGTACGAGGGTGGCATCGCCCGCATGAACTACTCGGTGTCCGACACCGCTGAGTTCGGTGGCTACCTCTCCGGACCGCGCGTCATCGACGCCGGCACCAAGGAGCGCATGAAGGAGATCCTGAAGGACATTCAGGACGGCACCTTCGTCAAGCGCCTCGTCGCCAACGTCGAGGGCGGCAACAAGGAGCTCGAGGGTCTCCGCAAGGAGAACGCCGAGCACGGCATCGAGGTCGTCGGCAAGCAGCTGCGCGACCTGATGAGCTGGGTCGATCGCCCCATCACCGAGACGGCGTAAGCCCTCCCGATCCGGTCACGGCGGCCCGGTACCCCCTGCGGGGTGCCGGGTCGCTGTCGTCCGTGCGTCGTGAGAAGCGATGTCGTGAGCGATGTCGCCGCCACGAGCGGAGGCGGCGGAGGATACTTGGCTGATGTGGCTCCTCGCCGCGTTCGGGCGGCTGCCGGGTGTCGTCACCGCACGTGCCTATCGGCGGGGGTGGCTACGGAGCGACCTCACCGCGGGCCTCGCACTCAGCGCCCTGCTCGTTCCCACCGGCATGGGTTACGCCCAGGCCGCGGGCCTGCCGCCCTACACCGGTCTGTACGCGACCGTCGTGCCGATGCTCGTGTACGCGTCGGTCGGTCCGTCCCGGATCCTCGTGCTCGGGCCGGATTCCGCACTCGCTCCGCTCATCGCGGCAGCGGTGATTCCCCTCGCGGCCGAGGGCGATCCGGAGCGTGCGGTGGCCCTCGCTGGTCTGCTCGCGCTCCTCGTCGGAGCGCTCCTCCTGGGCGGGGGGATCCTCCGGTTCGGATTCCTGACCTATCTGCTCTCCACGCCCATCCGGATCGGGTTCCTCAACGCGATCGCGATCATCGTCGTCGTCGGGCAGCTTCCGCTCCTGCTCGGCACCTCGGCCGACGAATCCGGTGTCGTCGCCGAACTTCTCGATATCGTCGACGACGTCTTCGAGGACGGCGTCGAACCGATCGGGTTCTTCCTCGGCATCGGCACGCTGAGCGTCATCCTCGTGTTGCAGAAGTTCGTTCCCCGCGTACCGGCGGTGCTGGTCGCGGTGGTCGCCGCGGCCGCTGCGGTCGCGGTGTTCGGGCTCGCCGACTGCGTGGAGACGGTGGGGGCGTTGCCCTCCGGTTTTCCCACTCCCGCTCTGGGCGGCCTCGAACGGGGCGACGTGATCGAACTGCTCGGGCCCGCAGTGGCTGTCGCCGTCATCGCGTTCGCCGACACGGCGGTGTTGTCGCGATCGTTCGCACTGCGGCGGGGTGAGGACGTCGACGGGAGCTCCGAGATGCGCGCCCTCGGTGTGGTGAACATCGCAGCCGGAGTCACAGGCGGATTCCCGATCTGCGCCAGTGGCAGTCGGACGCCGGTGCTGGAACAGGCCGGAGCGCGTACCCAGCTCGCAGGCGCCGTCGGAGCCGTGACGGTGGCGATCTTCCTGCTGGCGGCACCGGGAGCAACGGCGTACCTGCCGCAGGCGGCGCTCGCTGCGGTGGTGATCGTCGCGGCGAGCGCGCTCGTCGACGTGAGGGCTCTCGGGCGGTTGTGGCGGGTCAACAAGATCGAATTCTGTTTGTCCTTCGCTGCATTCGTCGCGGTCGGTCTCGCCGGCGTGCTCCGAGGCGTGCTCGTCGCGATCGCATTGTCGCTGGCGGTCGTCGTCGTGCGTGCCTGGCGACCCCACCGGACCGAACTGGTCGAACTCGAGGACGTCGCCGGATACCACGACCGGGAGCGGCATCCCGAAGGTCACCGGATCCCGGGCCTCGTGCTCGTCCGGTTCGACGCCCCCCTGTTCTTCGCGAACGGGGTGATCCTCACGAAATTCGTCCGTGAACTCGTCCGTGAACGCGAGGATCGGGTGGAATGGGTGGTTCTCGCGGCCGAACCGATCACGGATCTGGACATCAGCGCGGTCGAGGAGATCGAACGCCTCGACGACTATCTCGCCCACCGCGGGATCCGGCTCGCCTTCGCGGCGATGAAGGGTCCGGTCAAGGACGGACTGCACCGGATGCAAACGGGAAATCGTTTCGGGGACGGACGATTCCACCCCACCGTCCGTACCGCTGTGGTTGCCTTCCGGCACCGGAACCAGCCCGGCATCGACCGCAGTGTGCTCGACGCACCCCCTCGGGACGTCGTCCCACCGCCGGGGAAGGAGGGGCCCGCAGCACCGTGATCCCGATCCCGGTGGCTCCGTAGCGGGGGCTGGGGCACTAAACTGTGGGCGGTCGCGGGTGCCCATGCATGCTGTCGGGCGCGAGCGCCGTCGACCACTCACACATTCACGACACAGGGAGTCCGCACGTGAGCCAGAATGGCCGTCCAGTAGTCCTGATCGCCGACAAGCTTGCGCAGTCCACCGTCGACGCGCTCGGTGACGGTGTCGAGGTGCGCTGGGTGGACGGCCCCGACCGCCCTGCCCTGCTCGCGGCCGTGCCCGAAGCCCAGGCACTGCTGGTCCGTTCCGCGACCACCGTCGACGCCGAGGTGCTCGCCGCGGCACCCAACCTCAAGATCGTCGGTCGCGCCGGTGTCGGTCTCGACAACGTCGACATCGCCGCTGCCACCGAGCGCGGCGTGATGGTCGTCAACGCGCCCACCTCCAACATCCACTCCGCTGCCGAGCACGCGGTCGCGCTGCTCATGTCCGCGGCCCGTCAGGTCCCGGCCGCCGACCGCACCCTGCGTGAGCGCACGTGGAAGCGGTCGAGTTTCAACGGCACCGAGATCCTCGGCAAGACGGTCGGCGTCGTCGGCCTCGGCCGTATCGGCCAGCTGTTCGCTCAGCGGCTCGCGGCCTTCGAGACCCACGTCATCGCGTACGACCCCTACCTGCCGGCCGCGCGTGCTGCGCAGCTGGGCATCGAGCTCGTCGACATCGACGAACTCGTCGCGCGCGCGGACTTCATCTCGGTGCACCTGCCCAAGACCAAGGAGACGGCCGGCCTGATCAACGCCGAGCGGCTCGCCAAGGCCAAGGACGGGGTCATCATCGTCAACGCCGCCCGCGGCGGCCTGATCGACGAGGATGCGCTGTACGACGCGCTCGTCGACGGCAAGGTGCGTGCCGCCGGTCTGGACGTCTTCGAGACCGAGCCGTGCACCGATTCGAAGCTGTTCGACCTCGACAACGTCGTCGTCACGCCGCACCTCGGTGCGTCCACCTCCGAGGCCCAGGACCGCGCCGGTACCGACGTCGCCAAGAGCGTGCTGCTCGCCCTCGCCGGTGAATTCGTGCCCGACGCCGTCAACGTCTCGGGTGGCCCCGTGGGCGAAGAGGTCGCCCCGTGGCTCGAGCTCGTCCGCAAGCTCGGCCTGCTCGCCGGCACCCTCTCGCCCGAGGCCGTGCAGAACGTGCAGGTCGTCGTGAGCGGTGAGCTCTCGGCCGAGAACACCGACATCCTCGGCCTGGCCGCCCTCCGCGGCCTGTTCTCGGCGAGCAGCGACGAGCCCGTCACCTTCGTCAACGCCCCCAAGCTCGCGGAGCAGCGCGGCGTGACCGTCGAGGTCGACAAGGTCAGCGAGGCCACCACGCACCGCAGCGCCGTCGAGGTCCGCGCGGTGGCGCCGGACGGACATGTCACCTCCGTCGCAGGTGCCCTCACCGGTCTGCAGCAGGTCGAGAAGATCGTCAACATCAACGGCCGCAGCTTCGACCTCCGCGCCGAGGGCCACAACCTGATCGTCCACTACCAGGACCGCCCGGGTGTGCTCGGAACGCTCGGCACCGTGCTCGGCAACGCGAGCATCGACATCCAGGCCGCGGCGTTGAGCCAGGACGCGGAAGGTCCCGGCGCGACCGTGATCCTGCGTGTCGACCGCGTCGTCGGCGACGCCGAGGTCGGACAGATCACCGAGGCACTCGACGCGCGGGTCGCCCAGGTCGACCTGTCCTGATCGTTCCGTTCTCCATCATCCGGTGGCCGCGACCGTCTGCACGGTCGCGGCCACCGTCGCACAGGAAGTGAGTAGTGCTCATGAAACTTGCGGTCATCCCCGGTGACGGCATCGGCGTCGAGGTCACGGCGGAGGCACTGAAGGTGCTCCGCGTGCTCGTCCCCGACCTCGAGACGACCGAGTACGACCTCGGTGCCCGCCGGTACAACGCGACCGGCGAACTCCTGCCCGATGCCGATCTCGCCGCGATCCGCGAGCACGACGCGATCCTCCTCGGCGCCATCGGTGATCCGTCGGTCACGCCCGGTGTCCTCGAACGCGGACTCCTCCTGAACATGCGGTTCGCGCTCGATCACCACGTCAATCTCCGCCCGTCGCGCCTGTACCCGGGCGCGAAGTCGCCGCTGGCCGCCGATCCCGAGATCGACTTCGTCGTGGTCCGCGAGGGCACCGAGGGCCCCTACACCGGCAACGGGGGAGCGATCCGCGTCGGTACGCCCCACGAGATCGCCACCGAGGTCTCGGTGAACACCTGGTTCGGCGCCGAGCGTGTGGTGCGGTACGCCTTCGAGCTCGCGCAGACCCGCCGCAAGCACCTGACGCTCATCCACAAGACCAATGTGCTGTCCAACGCCGGTGCGATCTGGACACGTGCGATCGAGTCGGTGGGCAAGGAATTCCCCGAGGTCACCACGGCCTACTGCCACATCGACGCGGCGACGATCTACATGGTCGACGACCCGTCGCGGTTCGACGTCATCGTCACCGACAACCTGTTCGGCGACATCATCACCGACCTCGCGGGCGCGGTGACCGGTGGCATCGGCCTGGCCGCGAGCGGCAACATCGACGCCTCGGGCACCAATCCGTCGATGTTCGAGCCCGTGCACGGTTCGGCGCCGGACATCGCCGGCAAGGGCATCGCCGACCCCACTGCGGCGATCCTGTCCACGGCCCTGCTGCTGCGCCATCTCGGACGCGAGGAGGAGGCCGCACGGGTTGAGCGTGCCGTGGAGGCGGATCTCGCCGCCCGCAGCACCGGTCCGATCGTGACCACCGAAATCGGTGACCGGATCGCGGCTGCTCTCTGAGTTCGGAGTTCTTCGTCACACCGCGCGTGGCGCCGGCGGGTACGTCCCGTCCGGCGCCACGCGCGTTCTGTATCAGTCCTTGGGAACGACGGGAACCGCGGCTGCAGGGGCCACCGCGGCCAACGCGAACGCGGCCGGGAACCCGAATGCGGCGATGAGCCCGCCGAAGATCGGTCCGACGGCCGCGGCGAAGACGAACTGACCGGTGTTCTGGATCCCGAGCGCGCGTCCTCCCCAGAACGGGCCGGCGATCTCCGCGACGGCCGTGAACGCCAGCCCGTTCGGAGCCGAGGTGAGGATCGACGCGACGAGCAGGACACCCACTGCGATCGCCGAATCCGTCCATGCCGTGACGGACAGAGCGACCATCGACACGACGACAGATGTCGCGACGAGGCGCATCGGTCCCAGTCTGCTGCCCACCCGGTCGGACCACGCGCCGGTGACGACACGCCCGATCGCGCCGAGGATCTGGGCGGCGGTGATGACGAGTCCGGCACCCACCTCGTCCCATCCGCGGTCGGCGATGAGCCAGACCAGGGCGTAGGTCCACACGACGTACTGCGGCACCACGAGCAGGATCGATGCGAGATGGATTCGCGTGAGGGACATCGAATTGCGGTAGGGATTACCGAGAGCGCCGGCGCGTTCGGCCTCCTCCCGGCCGGGTCGCGGCGGATCCACCACGCCGACGGCGCAGGCGAGGGCGGCCGTCCCGCACGCGAGCGCGGGGAAGGCGAGTGCCCATGCGATCCCGTGGCCACCCGCGAGGGTGGGAATGACGAGTGCGCCGGCCGCGACGCCGAGCGGCACCGACATCTGCCGGATTCCCATCGCCAGGCCCCGCTGGTGCGGAGGGAACCATCCGACGACGACCCGGCCACTCGCCGAGTTCGCGCTCACGGCCCCGGCTCCCGCACACATCAGCAACAGGCCCAGCGATCCGATGGCGATCGTGCGGGAGAGATCCATCGACGTCGTCACGCTCGCAAGGGACATCGCTACGGATGCGATCCCGAGCCCGGCGGCCAGGGCGAGACGTTCGCCGAAGCGGTCCGCGATCGCGCCCCACACGACGAGGGTGAAGACACCGCCGAGCAGTGGCGCGCCGGCGAGGGTTCCGGCCTGGGCCAGGGTGAAGCCGGCATCCTCGTTCAGGGTGGGGATGAGGAAGGCGATGCCGTTGATCACGGTGGCCTGCGAGGCCTGTGCGAGCACGCCGAGGGCCAGGATCAGCCATCGCCGCCGACCGATGTCCGGAGTGTACATACGTCTCACTATCTGAGATTCTCGTACCGTTATGTGAAATCTGTTCCGGACTCTATACCCGTGCCACCCGGGCGTCGATCGCAGCGCGTGCACACCGTTAGACTCCGGACATGCGCCTTGGTCGAATTGCCAGCCCGGATGGTGTCGCGTTCGTGAGCATCGAAGGGGAGGGGGAGTCCGCGACGGCGAAGGAGATCGCCGAGCATCCTTTCGGGAACCCCACATTCACGGGCCGGAGCTGGCCCCTCGCCGACGTGCGGATTCTCGCGCCGATCCTCGCCACCAAGGTGATCGCGGTGGGTCGCAACTATGCGGCGCACGCCGCCGAGTCCGGCAACGACGTCCCCGACGAGCCGATGATCTTCCTCAAGCCCAACACGTCGATCGTGGGTCCGGGTGCGCCTATCGTGATTCCGCCCACCACCTCGCTCGTCCACCACGAGGCCGAACTCGCCGTGGTCATCGGACGCCCCTGCAAGGACGTCCCTGCCGCGAAGGCACGGGAGGCGATCCTCGGATACACCGTCGCCAACGACGTGTCCGCGCGCGACCATCAGCGCAAGGACGGCCAGTGGGGTCGGGCCAAGGGGCACGACACCTTCTGCCCGCTCGGCCCGTGGATCGAAACCGACATCGACGCTTCCGATCTCGAGATCTCGGCGGAGGTCGACGGACAGGTCCGGCAGCGCAGCCGCACGTCGAAGATGGTGCACGACATCCCGAAGCTCGTCGAGTGGATCTCCGGTGTCATGACGCTGCTGCCGGGCGACGTCATCCTCACCGGCACCCCGGAGGGCGTCGGGCCGATCGAACCGGGGAACACCGTCTCGATCACAGTCGAGGGCATCGGTACGCTCACCAACCCGGTCGTCGCCAAGGGAGCCTGACCGGAGTTCGCGGCAGGGCGGATAGCCTGGGATGGTCTCCCGTCGATCCTCAACCCTGAGCGAGTCATGACCACCAGCGAAGTACGCGTACGTTTCTGCCCGTCACCGACCGGAACCCCGCACGTGGGTCTGGTGCGCACCGCCCTGTTCAACTGGGCTTTCGCGCGTCATCACGGCGGCACCTTCGTGTTCCGCATCGAAGACACCGACGCCGCACGCGACACCGAGGAGTCGTACCAGGCGATCCTCGACGCCCTCCGGTGGCTGGGTCTCGAATGGGACGAGGGTCCGGAGGTCGGCGGACCGTACGAGCCGTACCGGCAGTCGCAGCGACGCGACCTGCACCTCGCGATCGTGCAGAAGCTCGTCGACGCGGGTGAGGCGTACGAATCGTTCTCGACGCCGGAGGAGGTCGAGGGGCGGCACAAGGCCGCCGGACGCGACCCGAAGCTCGGCTACGACAACTTCGACCGCGACCTCACCCCGGAGCAGCGGCAGGCCTTCCTCGACGAGGGCCGCAAGCCGGTCGTGCGGCTGCGCATGCCCGACGAGGACCTCACGTGGAACGACCTCGTCCGCGGTGAGACGACGTTCAAGGCCGGTACGGTGCCCGACTTCGCGCTCACCCGCGGCAACGGCATCCCGCTCTACACGCTCGTCAATCCCGTCGACGACGCGCTGATGAAGATCACGCACGTCCTGCGCGGCGAGGACCTGCTGTCGTCGACGCCGCGTCAGCTCGCGCTCTACGCCGCGCTGCAGCGGATCGGCGTCACCGATTTCACACCCGAGTTCGGCCACCTGCCGTTCGTGATGGGACAGGGCAACAAGAAGCTCTCCAAGCGCGACCCGGAGTCCAATCTCTTCCTGCATCGCGATCGCGGGTTCATCCCCGAGGGACTGCTCAACTACCTCGCGCTGCTCGGCTGGGGGCTCGCCGACGACCGCGACGTGTTCTCCCTCGACGAGATGGTCGCGGCCTTCGAGATCTCCAAGGTCAACTCGAACCCGGCCCGGTTCGATCAGAAGAAGGCCGACGCGATCAACGCCGAGCACATCCGCCTGCTCGAGCCGGCGGAGTTCGCCTCGCGCCTGAAGACCTATCTCGTGGAGCACGGCCGGATCGGTCCC harbors:
- a CDS encoding acetolactate synthase large subunit; translation: MSAPTARPQPSPRKPGSATPTPAAAAAQPANRRQVAPERVTGAQSVVRALEELEVDTVFGIPGGAILPVYDPLFDSRRVRHVLVRHEQGAGHAATGYAQATGKVGVCMATSGPGATNLVTPLADAQMDSVPVVAITGQVGRPLIGTDAFQEADISGITMPITKHNFLVTDGADIPRILAEAFYLASSGRPGAVLVDIPKDILQAQTTFSWPPEMHLPGYRPVTKPHGKQVREAARLIADAKNPVLYVGGGVIKADASPELLELAELTGIPVVTTLMARGAFPDSHNLHCGMPGMHGNVAAVAALQRSDLLITLGARFDDRVTGQLDSFAPDAKVIHADIDPAEIGKNRHADVPIVGDCKEVIVELIEAIRADLATGTKLDYSAWWAYLDDIRRTYPLAYDRPVDDTLSPQYVIQAVGKLAGPDAIYCAGVGQHQMWAAQFVAYEKPRTWLNSGGLGTMGYAVPAAMGAKMGRPDAEVWAIDGDGCFQMTNQELATCAVEGVPIKVALINNGNLGMVRQWQTLFYEERYSNTDLATHSLRIPDFVKLAEALGCVGIRVEREEDVEPAIRRAQEINDRPVVIDFIVGKDAQVWPMVAAGTSNDEIMAARDIRPLFDDDAAADDPAVIHETIDALEARSEKAAAQEETK
- the ilvN gene encoding acetolactate synthase small subunit; the protein is MSTSHTLSVLVEDKPGVLARVASLFSRRGFNIESLAVGGTEVPDISRMTIVVTVDEFPLEQVTKQLNKLVNVIKIVEQEDEASVARELVLIKVRADASVRTQVIETVNLFRAKVIDVSPESLTIEATGTRSKLDALLRMLEPYGIREIVQSGVVAVGRGPKSITATR
- the ilvC gene encoding ketol-acid reductoisomerase codes for the protein MFYDDDADLSIIQGRKVAVIGYGSQGHAHSLSLRDSGVDVRIGLKEGSKSRAKAEEAGLTVGTPAEVSEWADVIMVLAPDTAQASIFTNDIEPNLKGGDALFFGHGLNIHFGLITAPENVTVAMVAPKGPGHLVRRQFVDGKGVPALIAVHQDPKGEGQALALSYAKGIGGTRAGVIKTTFKEETETDLFGEQAVLCGGTEELVKTGFDVMVEAGYAPEMAYFEVLHELKLIVDLMYEGGIARMNYSVSDTAEFGGYLSGPRVIDAGTKERMKEILKDIQDGTFVKRLVANVEGGNKELEGLRKENAEHGIEVVGKQLRDLMSWVDRPITETA
- a CDS encoding SulP family inorganic anion transporter, giving the protein MWLLAAFGRLPGVVTARAYRRGWLRSDLTAGLALSALLVPTGMGYAQAAGLPPYTGLYATVVPMLVYASVGPSRILVLGPDSALAPLIAAAVIPLAAEGDPERAVALAGLLALLVGALLLGGGILRFGFLTYLLSTPIRIGFLNAIAIIVVVGQLPLLLGTSADESGVVAELLDIVDDVFEDGVEPIGFFLGIGTLSVILVLQKFVPRVPAVLVAVVAAAAAVAVFGLADCVETVGALPSGFPTPALGGLERGDVIELLGPAVAVAVIAFADTAVLSRSFALRRGEDVDGSSEMRALGVVNIAAGVTGGFPICASGSRTPVLEQAGARTQLAGAVGAVTVAIFLLAAPGATAYLPQAALAAVVIVAASALVDVRALGRLWRVNKIEFCLSFAAFVAVGLAGVLRGVLVAIALSLAVVVVRAWRPHRTELVELEDVAGYHDRERHPEGHRIPGLVLVRFDAPLFFANGVILTKFVRELVREREDRVEWVVLAAEPITDLDISAVEEIERLDDYLAHRGIRLAFAAMKGPVKDGLHRMQTGNRFGDGRFHPTVRTAVVAFRHRNQPGIDRSVLDAPPRDVVPPPGKEGPAAP
- the serA gene encoding phosphoglycerate dehydrogenase codes for the protein MSQNGRPVVLIADKLAQSTVDALGDGVEVRWVDGPDRPALLAAVPEAQALLVRSATTVDAEVLAAAPNLKIVGRAGVGLDNVDIAAATERGVMVVNAPTSNIHSAAEHAVALLMSAARQVPAADRTLRERTWKRSSFNGTEILGKTVGVVGLGRIGQLFAQRLAAFETHVIAYDPYLPAARAAQLGIELVDIDELVARADFISVHLPKTKETAGLINAERLAKAKDGVIIVNAARGGLIDEDALYDALVDGKVRAAGLDVFETEPCTDSKLFDLDNVVVTPHLGASTSEAQDRAGTDVAKSVLLALAGEFVPDAVNVSGGPVGEEVAPWLELVRKLGLLAGTLSPEAVQNVQVVVSGELSAENTDILGLAALRGLFSASSDEPVTFVNAPKLAEQRGVTVEVDKVSEATTHRSAVEVRAVAPDGHVTSVAGALTGLQQVEKIVNINGRSFDLRAEGHNLIVHYQDRPGVLGTLGTVLGNASIDIQAAALSQDAEGPGATVILRVDRVVGDAEVGQITEALDARVAQVDLS
- a CDS encoding 3-isopropylmalate dehydrogenase, which encodes MKLAVIPGDGIGVEVTAEALKVLRVLVPDLETTEYDLGARRYNATGELLPDADLAAIREHDAILLGAIGDPSVTPGVLERGLLLNMRFALDHHVNLRPSRLYPGAKSPLAADPEIDFVVVREGTEGPYTGNGGAIRVGTPHEIATEVSVNTWFGAERVVRYAFELAQTRRKHLTLIHKTNVLSNAGAIWTRAIESVGKEFPEVTTAYCHIDAATIYMVDDPSRFDVIVTDNLFGDIITDLAGAVTGGIGLAASGNIDASGTNPSMFEPVHGSAPDIAGKGIADPTAAILSTALLLRHLGREEEAARVERAVEADLAARSTGPIVTTEIGDRIAAAL
- a CDS encoding MFS transporter translates to MYTPDIGRRRWLILALGVLAQASQATVINGIAFLIPTLNEDAGFTLAQAGTLAGAPLLGGVFTLVVWGAIADRFGERLALAAGLGIASVAMSLASVTTSMDLSRTIAIGSLGLLLMCAGAGAVSANSASGRVVVGWFPPHQRGLAMGIRQMSVPLGVAAGALVIPTLAGGHGIAWALAFPALACGTAALACAVGVVDPPRPGREEAERAGALGNPYRNSMSLTRIHLASILLVVPQYVVWTYALVWLIADRGWDEVGAGLVITAAQILGAIGRVVTGAWSDRVGSRLGPMRLVATSVVVSMVALSVTAWTDSAIAVGVLLVASILTSAPNGLAFTAVAEIAGPFWGGRALGIQNTGQFVFAAAVGPIFGGLIAAFGFPAAFALAAVAPAAAVPVVPKD
- a CDS encoding fumarylacetoacetate hydrolase family protein, whose product is MRLGRIASPDGVAFVSIEGEGESATAKEIAEHPFGNPTFTGRSWPLADVRILAPILATKVIAVGRNYAAHAAESGNDVPDEPMIFLKPNTSIVGPGAPIVIPPTTSLVHHEAELAVVIGRPCKDVPAAKAREAILGYTVANDVSARDHQRKDGQWGRAKGHDTFCPLGPWIETDIDASDLEISAEVDGQVRQRSRTSKMVHDIPKLVEWISGVMTLLPGDVILTGTPEGVGPIEPGNTVSITVEGIGTLTNPVVAKGA
- the gltX gene encoding glutamate--tRNA ligase, which translates into the protein MTTSEVRVRFCPSPTGTPHVGLVRTALFNWAFARHHGGTFVFRIEDTDAARDTEESYQAILDALRWLGLEWDEGPEVGGPYEPYRQSQRRDLHLAIVQKLVDAGEAYESFSTPEEVEGRHKAAGRDPKLGYDNFDRDLTPEQRQAFLDEGRKPVVRLRMPDEDLTWNDLVRGETTFKAGTVPDFALTRGNGIPLYTLVNPVDDALMKITHVLRGEDLLSSTPRQLALYAALQRIGVTDFTPEFGHLPFVMGQGNKKLSKRDPESNLFLHRDRGFIPEGLLNYLALLGWGLADDRDVFSLDEMVAAFEISKVNSNPARFDQKKADAINAEHIRLLEPAEFASRLKTYLVEHGRIGPDVDDALFRTAADLVQTRIVVLGDAWDLLKFLFVDEADFTLDEASAAKNLKEDAAPVLDASVAALEGLAEWTTPAIEEALKSALIEDLELKPRKAFAPVRVAVTGSHVSPPLYESMELLGRERTLARLRAGRARIA